From Topomyia yanbarensis strain Yona2022 chromosome 1, ASM3024719v1, whole genome shotgun sequence, one genomic window encodes:
- the LOC131676724 gene encoding zinc finger protein 521-like: MEKMRIRPRRETDISPRLQEPIAPPSVIPTGNPLSYCRLCFSETLFKKVQLRSDIEAWIETIVENIGVQLTVVDDTPFSLCYGCCVSIESVQQFRERCRVYDKALKDFRNIGKTVTSSPSTLVTPRIAMMNTPITVVRAVMAPSVSNVQSNTTNNHPSGIAVVREVTMPSVSAQSNIIQKLPVGVTVVREVVAPSISTQSKSTHNPPAGITVVQSGVPPISTQSKTTNHSPVGITIVRDALVPPISTQLNTPQNQPIGITVVRQVMKPSVNTQSKITHNQPIETNVVREALAPSVSTQFTTTPSQPVGTVFPQSGTSSNRRDQTCQACSITLPTQPDYQYHLRTVHPKYGGYVQCSICEQKFRHYENFMRHMGRHAKQRILQMKLVANLENKQFDRKRKRRNPCCVCKKHFETLAERNEHEAVVHKLMFECNVCYSRFETEDALNEHKKLRHRPGQLLQHTCRVCGRKFSIKKNLKSHMQVHAELPRKYVCGTCGERFPDVQQYLKHQQDQHDVQPLTNDIHRCLSCQGFFHSEKTFLKHLDRKHTNMEHQSSPEDSDSTEETSTFLNGDDTVMHFNDVETIGSSSPEVELKFDPELAAVTDHDYQYYSQVVGDDPEEVACNVDLEEELLLEETPPESGFELYGSAFRAP; encoded by the exons ATGGAGAAAATGAGGATTCGACCGAGAAGGGAAACTGATATAAGTCCCCGATTACAGGAACCTATAGCACCGCCATCAGTAAT ACCCACGGGGAATCCGCTATCCTACTGCCGACTATGCTTTTCGGAAACCCTGTTCAAAAAAGTACAACTACGATCGGACATTGAAGCCTGGATCGAAACAATCGTAGAAAATATTGGTGTCCAGCTAACCGTAGTTGACGATACTCCCTTCTCTTTATGCTATGGTTGCTGCGTGTCGATTGAAAGTGTCCAGCAGTTTCGGGAACGATGCCGGGTGTACGATAAAGCACTTAAAGACTTTCGGAACATAGGAAAGACTGTAACATCAAGTCCCTCAACCTTAGTCACACCACGGATTGCAATGATGAACACACCTATCACCGTGGTCCGCGCAGTAATGGCGCCGTCAGTCAGCAATGTGCAGTCGAATACTACCAACAACCATCCGAGTGGAATTGCCGTAGTCCGTGAAGTAACGATGCCCTCAGTTAGCGCACAGTCGAATATTATTCAAAAACTGCCAGTTGGAGTCACCGTAGTCCGTGAGGTAGTGGCGCCATCAATTAGTACACAGTCGAAATCTACGCACAATCCACCGGCTGGAATTACCGTAGTCCAATCAGGGGTACCGCCAATTAGTACACAGTCGAAAACCACTAACCATTCACCGGTTGGTATTACCATAGTCCGTGACGCATTAGTGCCGCCAATTAGTACACAGTTGAATACTCCTCAAAATCAGCCGATTGGAATCACTGTAGTTCGTCAGGTAATGAAACCATCAGTTAATACGCAGTCGAAAATTACTCACAATCAACCAATTGAAACTAACGTAGTTCGTGAAGCACTGGCGCCGTCTGTTAGTACACAGTTCACGACTACGCCCAGCCAGCCAGTTGGAACTGTCTTCCCCCAATCTGGAACATCGTCGAATAGGCGAGATCAAACGTGCCAAGCATGTAGTATAACGCTACCCACGCAACCGGACTATCAATATCACCTCCGGACAGTCCATCCAAAATATGGGGGCTACGTCCAATGTTCCATATGTGAACAAAAGTTTCGCCATTACGAGAATTTCATGCGACATATGGGAAGACACGCGAAGCAGCGGATTCTTCAAATGAAATTGGTAGCCAATCTAGAAAACAAACAGTTCGACCGAAAAAGGAAGAGACGCAATCCATGCTGTGTGTGTAAGAAACACTTTGAAACCTTGGCCGAGCGGAATGAGCACGAGGCCGTAGTTCACAAGCTGATGTTCGAATGTAACGTTTGTTACTCCCGCTTCGAAACAGAGGATGCCCTAaatgaacataaaaagcttcGTCATCGGCCAGGGCAACTACTTCAGCACACTTGTCGAGTCTGCGGAAGGAAGTTTTCGATTAAAAAGAACTTGAAATCACACATGCAGGTACATGCGGAACTACCTAGGAAATATGTGTGTGGGACGTGTGGGGAGCGATTTCCTGATGTGCagcaatatttaaaacatcAACAGGATCAGCATGATGTTCAACCGCTTACAAACGATATCCATCGGTGTTTATCGTGTCAGGGCTTTTTTCATTCGGAAAAAACCTTTCTCAAACATCTGGATCGCAAGCACACAAACATGGAGCACCAGTCCAGTCCGGAGGACAGTGATTCCACCGAAGAAACCAGCACGTTTCTCAATGGCGATGATACTGTCATGCATTTCAACGATGTTGAAACAATTGGCTCGTCGTCTCCTGAGGTCGAACTTAAATTTGACCCGGAATTGGCAGCTGTCACGGATCATGATTATCAGTACTACTCGCAAGTGGTAGGCGACGATCCAGAGGAAGTTGCATGCAATGTGGACCTGGAGGAAGAACTGCTCCTGGAAGAG